Proteins encoded within one genomic window of Sphingomonas sp. KRR8:
- the ispH gene encoding 4-hydroxy-3-methylbut-2-enyl diphosphate reductase: MTLHDPISVPRPPLQVIIAAPRGFCAGVDRAIKIVELALERYGKPVYVRHEIVHNKFVVDRLKSLGAIFVEELDEVPDGLPVVFSAHGVPKSVPAEAESRGLSYLDATCPLVSKVHRQAQRMIEAGRHIIFIGHAGHPEVIGTLGQVPFGSITLVETVADVVNLEVPDPTNLAFLTQTTLSVDDTAHIVAALQQRFPEIRGPRGEDICYATSNRQSAVKAIAAKVDKMLVIGAPNSSNSVRLVEVAEREGVPATLIQRATEIDWNWLGTPSSVGITAGASAPEVLVQEVLEALSEHFTLRVEEAEHVPEGLTFKLPRELVA, translated from the coding sequence ATGACCCTCCACGATCCGATCTCCGTCCCGCGGCCGCCGCTGCAGGTGATCATCGCCGCCCCGCGCGGCTTCTGCGCGGGCGTCGACCGGGCCATCAAGATCGTCGAACTGGCGCTCGAACGCTACGGCAAGCCGGTCTATGTCCGGCATGAAATCGTCCACAACAAGTTCGTCGTCGACCGGCTGAAGAGCCTCGGCGCCATTTTCGTTGAGGAATTGGACGAGGTGCCGGACGGCCTTCCAGTGGTGTTCTCCGCCCACGGCGTACCCAAGTCCGTGCCCGCTGAGGCGGAGAGCCGTGGCCTCAGCTACCTCGACGCCACCTGCCCGCTGGTCAGCAAGGTGCATCGGCAGGCGCAGCGGATGATCGAGGCAGGGCGGCACATCATCTTCATCGGCCATGCCGGCCATCCCGAAGTGATCGGCACCCTTGGTCAGGTGCCGTTCGGATCCATCACGCTGGTCGAGACGGTCGCCGACGTCGTCAACCTTGAGGTGCCCGATCCCACAAACCTCGCTTTCCTGACCCAGACGACTCTCAGCGTGGACGATACGGCGCACATCGTGGCCGCCCTTCAGCAGCGCTTTCCCGAGATACGGGGGCCGCGTGGGGAAGACATCTGCTACGCGACTTCCAATCGCCAGTCGGCCGTTAAGGCGATCGCCGCCAAGGTCGACAAGATGCTGGTGATCGGTGCGCCTAACAGCAGCAATTCGGTCCGCCTCGTGGAAGTCGCGGAGCGGGAGGGCGTTCCGGCGACCCTCATCCAGCGGGCCACGGAGATTGACTGGAACTGGCTTGGAACCCCCTCCTCCGTCGGGATCACTGCCGGCGCTTCGGCTCCCGAGGTCCTGGTTCAGGAAGTCCTGGAAGCGTTGAGCGAGCACTTCACCCTGCGGGTGGAGGAAGCCGAGCATGTGCCCGAGGGCCTCACCTTCAAGCTGCCGCGCGAACTCGTTGCCTGA
- the rnhA gene encoding ribonuclease HI produces MPELPKVELFTDGACRGNPGPGGWGALLRSGTQEKELSGGEPLTTNNRMELMAAIRGLQALTRPANVVLHTDSMYVKDGITKWVHNWRRNGWRTSDKKPVKNAELWQELCAATELHRIEWKWVKGHNGHPENERVDQLACAAADAQRKAG; encoded by the coding sequence TTGCCTGAGCTCCCCAAGGTCGAACTGTTCACCGACGGCGCCTGCCGGGGCAACCCCGGCCCGGGCGGCTGGGGTGCGCTCCTGCGTTCCGGTACCCAAGAGAAGGAATTGTCGGGCGGCGAACCGCTGACCACCAACAACCGGATGGAGCTTATGGCCGCCATTCGCGGCCTTCAGGCGCTAACCCGTCCGGCTAACGTCGTGCTTCATACGGACAGCATGTACGTCAAGGACGGCATCACCAAATGGGTGCATAACTGGCGTCGGAATGGCTGGCGCACTTCCGACAAGAAGCCGGTCAAGAACGCCGAACTCTGGCAGGAACTCTGCGCCGCCACCGAACTGCACCGGATCGAGTGGAAGTGGGTCAAGGGCCACAACGGCCATCCCGAAAACGAACGGGTCGACCAGCTCGCCTGCGCAGCCGCCGACGCCCAGCGCAAGGCCGGCTAA